In one Melopsittacus undulatus isolate bMelUnd1 chromosome 4, bMelUnd1.mat.Z, whole genome shotgun sequence genomic region, the following are encoded:
- the IGFBP5 gene encoding insulin-like growth factor-binding protein 5 produces the protein MLLRLLVLLGACPGLSRCLGSFVQCEPCDGKALSLCPPPPLGCELVKEPGCGCCLTCALPAGQPCGVYTERCARGLRCLPRQGEEKPLHALLHGTAVCLSEKSYREQAKAERESREHEEPTTSEMTEETYPPKAYRPKHGRLSELKAEALKKDRRKKLTLAKFVGMAENTAHPRVVIPELRQEFELGPCRRHMEASLQELKSSQRMVPRAVHLPNCDRKGFYKRKQCKPSRGRKRGLCWCVDKYGMKLPGTDYLSGDLQCHAFDSSNVE, from the exons ATGCTGCTGcggctcctggtgctgctgggcgCCTGCCCGGGGCTGTCGCGGTGCCTGGGCTCCTTCGTGCAGTGCGAGCCCTGCGACGGCAAGGCGCTGTCGCTgtgcccgccgccgccgctgggCTGCGAGCTGGTGAAGGAGCCCGGCTGCGGCTGCTGCCTCACCTGCGCCCTGCCCGCCGGCCAACCCTGCGGCGTCTACACCGAGCGCTGCGCCCGCGGGCTCCGCTGCCTCCCGCGGCAGGGCGAGGAGAAGCCGCTGCACGCCCTGCTCCACGGCACCGCCGTCTGCCTCAGCGAGAAGAGCTACCGCGAGCAAGCCAAGGCCG AACGGGAGTCCCGAGAGCATGAGGAGCCAACCACGTCGGAGATGACAGAGGAGACCTACCCACCCAAGGCCTACCGGCCCAAGCATGGGCGCCTCTCCGAGCTCAAGGCTGAGGCCCTGAAGAAGGACCGCCGTAAGAAGCTGACCCTGGCTAAGTTTGTGGGCATGGCGGAGAACACAGCGCATCCTCGTGTCGTCATCCCCGAGCTCCGGCAGGAGTTTGAGCTG GGTCCCTGCCGCAGGCACATGGAGGCatccctgcaggagctgaagagCAGCCAGCGGATGGTCCCCCGTGCGGTCCACCTCCCCAATTGCGACCGAAAGGGCTTCTATAAGAGGAAACAG TGCAAGCCCTCCCGCGGCCGGAAGCGTGGGTTATGTTGGTGTGTGGACAAATACGGCATGAAGCTGCCAGGGACTGACTACCTGAGCGGAGACCTGCAGTGCCACGCGTTCGACAGCAGCAACGTGGAGTGA